Genomic DNA from Bernardetia sp.:
GGAACGCATCACACAAAGCCAACAACAACTTCAAGAAATTGCAGAGGAAGTAAGTCAGCTTAAAGAAAAAATAGCTTCTCAGATTGAAGAAATAACTTCTTTAGAGGAAATTAAAGGCGACTTGCAAGCAGATTTGGGAGAAATTGAAAGTCAGTTTTATCGTTTGCGTGAAGAGATTACAAGAGTGGAGAAAGTAATTAAGGAATTACAACGTCAGCGTGAAAACTGCGACACTCGTACAATGTCTTTTCAAAATAAACTCAACGAAACCAAACTCAAACTGACAGCCACAAGAGAACGCCTTTCGGCAGAATTTGAAATCGAACTGACTGATGAGCTTTTAGAAACCCAAACCGAAGAAGATGAGTTTTCAGATGAAACGCTCATCGATGAAATTGAAGCAGCCAAACGTCGTTTGCAACGCATCGGAACAATCAATGCCACAGCCAAAGAAGCCTACGACGAAATAAAAGAACGCCACGACTTCATTACCGAACAACGCAGCGACCTTTTCGATGCTCAAAAACTCTTGGAAGATACCATTGCAGAGCTAGATGAAGCTGCCAAAACAGCCTTTTTGGATGCCTTTAATCAGATTAGGAAGAATTTTATTCGTGTTTTCCGTTCGCTCTTTTCAGAAGAAGACAACTGCGATTTGGTGCTTTCCAATCCAGAAGACCCATTAGAATCCAAAATTGAAATTATTGCACAACCTAAAGGAAAGCGACCTCTGACGATAAAGCAGCTTTCAGGGGGAGAAAAAACGCTTACTGCCGTCGCTCTTTTGTTTGCTCTTTATCTGCTGCGTCCTGCGCCATTCTGTATTTTTGACGAAGTAGATGCGCCTTTAGATGATGCCAATATTGATAAATTTAATCGTATCATCAAGAAGTTTGCAGAAGAAGTACAGTTTATCATCGTTACGCACAACAAGCGCACAATGGTAAGTACAGATGTAGTCTATGGGGTTACAATGCCAGAAATTGGTGTTTCAAAAGTCTTGCCTGTGGATTTGAAAGGGATTTTGGTGGATTGATAAATCATTATATATATTAAGAATAAGACAAATAAAAATAAAAAGCATGGGAGCTATACAAGATTTGAAAATTAGACTTCAATGATAGCTTTAACATTGGAGACAGCTGTTTTAGATTGTTTGGCTCAATCTTTTTCCTGTTTTCTCCGTATCTTGTAGAAGAGATAATTTTATAAAAAATAGAAAGTAATGACCATCAAAGAACAACTATTGGTAGATATAATAAAGTTGAGTAATCAGAAATTACTTAGCCGTTTGTATGCTGCTTTTCAAGAAATTATAAAAGAAGAGAAGAGTAGAGAAAGCAAGCAAAACACATTTGAAAATCCTTTTGAAAATTGGAAAGGAAGTTTCAAAACCAAAACAGTAGAACAAATTTTGTCGCCTTCTTATATTTACACGCCAGTAGATAAAAACGAAATTGTAGGCTGTTGGGAGGGAGAAGAAACAACAGAAGAACTTTTAGCTATGATAACAAAATAAATAATGAAATACGTAATTGATACAAATATTTTGATTCATATCGTTAGGAGTTCTCCTACATGGGAGTATGTAGATATGACCTTTGAACCTTTTGACTTTCCCAAAAATGAAACTTATGTTAGCTTTGCTTCTGTGGCTGAAATATTAGCAATTAGCTTAAAGCTAGGATGGAAAGAGAAGAAAATCATTAAACTATCAGAATTTCTATCTAAGCTAGAAATTATAAATACATCTGGAAATATAGATGATAAGTTGTTACAAAATTATGCTATAATTGATGCTTATAGTCAAGGCAAACTAGAAAATTTGCCATTACCTAAAGGCATGTCAGCAAGAAATATGGGTAAAAATGATATTTGGATTGCTGCTACAGCTAGTGCAATAGAAGCCTCCCTACTGACCACAGATAAAGATTTTTTACACCTAGATAATGTATTTTGCAAAGTTATTTTAGTAGAATAAACATCAAATTTATTTGTGAACTATATAGATGAAATATTGGATAACAGCTCTATTCCTGACCGTCTCAACCATAAGCTTTGGGCAAACCATTGAAACAGGTAAATTATGGAGAACAAAAGGAGTTTATGATTCTTTAGGTAAATTCCTTGAGTGGAATAAGGTACTGTATTTTTTATACAGTGCTGATTCTAATACGTTTTATAGCTTGGAAATTGAACATATATTGAAGAAAAAAATAGCAGGAGATTCAAGATTTTATATATCTGAGATAATTACTATTGAAGACACATTGTACCTAACTGCTTTAGAAGGAAAAAAACAT
This window encodes:
- a CDS encoding type II toxin-antitoxin system VapC family toxin, with amino-acid sequence MKYVIDTNILIHIVRSSPTWEYVDMTFEPFDFPKNETYVSFASVAEILAISLKLGWKEKKIIKLSEFLSKLEIINTSGNIDDKLLQNYAIIDAYSQGKLENLPLPKGMSARNMGKNDIWIAATASAIEASLLTTDKDFLHLDNVFCKVILVE